In the Leptospira limi genome, one interval contains:
- the truB gene encoding tRNA pseudouridine(55) synthase TruB produces MAKPYRSGFLFVYKPPGITSSDLVLKTKRLLNQKSVGHTGTLDRFAEGLLILPCGDYTAFSQVFLGKDKTYLAEVIVGLRTDSGDPDGMVEVDERESSIQKFESLFSKQRLEEELQNLTKLTTQKAPKISALKVGGKRQSDLFREGTAVEEKERTITIHSVKDIQKTEVGFSFRVHVSSGTYIRKLVLDLSDKWGIPLSLGRLVRESIGEYSFTGAKTLDRITASDLKDWKEVFPLPLRIVNETEKKAVIHGGYIWDKLPKADSLGFYIVDEDEATILAWCSYEEKPNHIPYRYRKVFFDPSAKIMFSK; encoded by the coding sequence ATGGCAAAACCCTACCGATCTGGATTTTTATTTGTTTATAAACCACCTGGGATTACCAGTTCTGATTTGGTTCTAAAGACCAAACGTTTGTTAAACCAAAAATCTGTTGGACATACGGGAACTCTTGACCGATTTGCCGAGGGTTTACTCATTTTACCTTGTGGGGACTACACTGCCTTTTCTCAGGTTTTCCTAGGAAAAGACAAAACCTATTTGGCAGAAGTGATTGTGGGTTTGCGTACCGATTCGGGAGACCCGGATGGAATGGTGGAAGTTGACGAAAGGGAATCCTCAATTCAAAAATTTGAATCCCTCTTTTCCAAGCAAAGATTGGAAGAAGAACTACAAAACCTCACAAAGCTCACAACCCAAAAAGCACCGAAAATCTCGGCCCTGAAAGTGGGTGGCAAACGCCAGTCTGACCTCTTTCGGGAAGGGACAGCGGTGGAAGAAAAGGAACGGACCATCACCATCCATTCGGTAAAAGACATCCAAAAAACAGAAGTTGGGTTCTCTTTCCGAGTCCATGTCAGTTCCGGTACCTATATTCGAAAACTAGTCCTAGATCTTTCCGACAAGTGGGGGATCCCACTGTCTCTCGGTAGGCTTGTACGGGAATCGATTGGAGAGTATAGTTTCACTGGCGCCAAAACCCTGGATCGAATCACGGCAAGTGACCTGAAAGATTGGAAAGAAGTTTTCCCTTTGCCATTACGGATTGTAAACGAAACCGAAAAAAAAGCGGTGATCCATGGGGGTTATATCTGGGACAAACTCCCCAAAGCCGATTCCCTCGGGTTTTACATCGTGGACGAGGACGAGGCCACCATCCTTGCTTGGTGTTCTTACGAAGAGAAACCGAACCACATTCCTTACCGCTACCGAAAAGTATTTTTTGACCCTTCTGCAAAAATTATGTTTTCTAAATGA
- the rpsO gene encoding 30S ribosomal protein S15, with product MITKEQKQQIIATFGSKPNDTGSAEVQIALLDSRIKDLTEHFKANKKDFHSRRGLIAMVNQRKSLLEYLKRSNLESYKKLIEKLGLRK from the coding sequence ATGATCACAAAAGAACAAAAACAGCAGATCATTGCTACATTCGGTAGCAAACCAAACGACACAGGTTCTGCAGAAGTACAAATCGCTCTTCTCGACTCTCGTATTAAAGACCTTACGGAACACTTCAAAGCAAATAAGAAGGACTTCCACTCTCGCCGTGGCCTCATCGCTATGGTGAACCAGAGAAAGAGTTTGTTGGAATACCTAAAACGTTCCAACTTAGAAAGTTATAAAAAGCTGATTGAAAAACTCGGCCTTAGGAAATAA
- the pnp gene encoding polyribonucleotide nucleotidyltransferase: MATEFTGVWGRDSITLETGKWAKQAHGSVVYKTGNLVLLATVCAADEPKEGQDFFPLTCEYTEKAYSVGRFPGGYFKREAKPAEHEVLLSRILDRPIRPMFPEGYFSEVQLLVQVLSADKQVSVQGHAINAASAALSVSSIPFAGPIAGARIGRIAGEFILNPTNEEITKSDLDLVVAGTKDAIVMIEGEANEISKEDMMNALRFAQEQLKIAVMMQEELAKKNGTVKKEVVLKTPDKELHAKIREFAFERLTAANKNADKAKRNDEIKAINKETVEHFKTLLAPEDKTKDIKHYLHELEYEVVRELVLGEGIRFDGRKTNEIRQISCEIDVLPGPHGSAVFTRGQTQSLGVMTLGTTSDNQRYETLEGSKEKNFMLHYNFPAFSVGEVRRNSGPGRREIGHGNLAERAIKKVLPTQTEFPYVIRLVSEILESNGSSSMASVCSGTLALMAGGVPISGPVSGIAMGLFSDEKGRFAVLSDIAGIEDHFGDMDFKLAGTKKGITAFQMDLKVNGLGLEVLQKAIEQAEVGRDHILGEMNKAISSVKGNLSENAPRITQKQIPKDRIGELIGPGGKMIRAIIEQSGSEISVDDSGKVTIASPSEESKEKAIAMIDGIFEEIEVGKIYEGVIKRIADFGAFVEILPGKEGLCHISKLDVKRVQSVRDIVSEGEKIKVKVISVDKMGKIDLSRKDVLLDN; this comes from the coding sequence ATGGCTACAGAGTTCACTGGTGTTTGGGGTAGAGATTCTATTACCCTAGAGACCGGCAAGTGGGCGAAACAAGCTCACGGGTCGGTTGTATACAAAACCGGAAATTTGGTCCTGCTTGCCACTGTGTGCGCAGCTGACGAACCAAAAGAAGGACAAGATTTTTTCCCTCTCACATGCGAATACACGGAAAAAGCTTACTCGGTAGGTCGTTTCCCTGGTGGTTACTTCAAACGGGAAGCAAAACCTGCTGAACACGAAGTATTACTTTCTAGAATTCTAGATCGTCCTATCCGTCCGATGTTCCCAGAAGGTTACTTCTCGGAAGTCCAACTTCTTGTACAAGTGTTATCTGCAGACAAACAAGTATCAGTCCAAGGCCATGCGATTAACGCAGCTTCGGCGGCACTTTCTGTTTCTTCCATTCCATTTGCAGGTCCCATTGCGGGGGCTCGTATTGGAAGGATTGCTGGTGAGTTTATTTTAAACCCAACCAACGAAGAAATCACAAAATCCGATTTGGATTTGGTGGTAGCTGGAACCAAAGATGCCATCGTCATGATCGAAGGGGAAGCAAACGAAATCTCCAAAGAAGACATGATGAATGCTCTTCGTTTTGCACAAGAACAGCTGAAAATTGCTGTGATGATGCAGGAAGAATTGGCTAAGAAAAATGGAACGGTTAAGAAAGAAGTCGTTTTAAAAACTCCTGATAAAGAACTCCACGCGAAAATTCGTGAGTTCGCATTCGAACGTTTGACTGCTGCAAATAAAAACGCAGACAAAGCAAAACGAAACGATGAAATCAAAGCCATTAACAAAGAAACGGTTGAACATTTTAAAACCTTACTGGCTCCAGAAGATAAAACAAAAGACATCAAACATTACCTTCATGAATTAGAATACGAAGTCGTTCGTGAACTCGTTTTAGGAGAAGGGATTCGTTTTGATGGTCGTAAAACAAACGAAATACGACAAATTTCTTGTGAGATTGATGTCCTTCCTGGACCACATGGTTCTGCTGTTTTCACAAGAGGCCAAACTCAGTCTCTTGGGGTCATGACACTCGGAACCACTTCGGACAACCAACGATACGAAACACTCGAAGGTTCCAAAGAAAAGAACTTTATGTTACACTACAACTTCCCTGCGTTTTCTGTGGGGGAAGTGCGACGTAACTCTGGCCCTGGCCGACGTGAAATTGGTCATGGGAATCTTGCAGAACGTGCGATTAAAAAAGTCCTTCCTACGCAAACTGAGTTTCCGTATGTGATACGACTTGTGTCTGAAATTTTAGAATCCAATGGATCCTCCTCTATGGCATCCGTTTGTTCGGGAACACTCGCGCTTATGGCTGGTGGTGTTCCAATTTCTGGCCCTGTGTCTGGGATTGCCATGGGTCTTTTCAGTGATGAAAAAGGTCGTTTTGCGGTTCTATCTGACATTGCTGGTATCGAAGACCACTTTGGTGATATGGACTTCAAACTTGCGGGAACGAAAAAAGGCATCACTGCCTTCCAAATGGACCTAAAAGTCAATGGTCTAGGTCTCGAAGTCTTACAAAAGGCCATCGAACAAGCAGAAGTGGGACGTGACCATATCCTAGGTGAGATGAACAAAGCGATTTCTTCCGTAAAAGGAAACTTAAGTGAAAACGCTCCTCGTATCACCCAAAAACAAATTCCAAAAGATCGTATCGGAGAACTCATTGGCCCAGGTGGGAAAATGATCCGTGCCATCATCGAACAATCTGGATCGGAAATTTCTGTGGATGATTCTGGAAAGGTAACCATTGCCTCTCCAAGTGAAGAGTCCAAAGAAAAAGCCATTGCCATGATCGATGGAATCTTTGAAGAAATTGAAGTGGGTAAAATTTACGAAGGGGTCATCAAACGAATCGCTGACTTTGGTGCTTTTGTTGAAATTTTACCAGGAAAAGAAGGGCTTTGCCACATCTCGAAACTAGATGTGAAACGAGTTCAATCTGTTCGTGACATTGTTTCCGAAGGGGAAAAAATCAAAGTGAAAGTAATTTCCGTTGATAAAATGGGAAAAATTGATCTTTCGAGAAAGGATGTCCTTTTAGACAACTAA
- a CDS encoding M16 family metallopeptidase, which yields MAPVIECKRTVLPNGLTVLFQPMKHASSMGVGVFLKQGSLAETNSEHGYFHFLEHMLFKDTETRTSKEIAESIERVGGILNGSTGREYTQYYVVAIKNQAELAFEILSDMLFRPLFRKEDIQTEKGVIMEEMRSYEDAPDDFVYDYYFRNIFGKSPYGRDIIGTKKSVTGVSEKSIRTFFEKHYFPKNMVISVSGNFTWEKVLDLTNKYFSFENPKGKTPTELIIPAPKKSYSKHLERRKIEQFHIMLGVNGKKRDYRTVTVSGLISTILGGGMASRLFQNIREKEGLCYSIYSFPSYYKTTGLFSISSATSKEKAARCVELILKELETITKHGFTKSELADAKSNQMGSIAIGYELPENRMNNIGLQEIYYGTYFSLEDRMKAIKSVTLDEINLAAKEMFGLDKVHLSCVGDMTETQFAKIPVQFGG from the coding sequence ATGGCACCCGTCATTGAATGCAAACGAACTGTATTGCCAAATGGTCTTACAGTTCTTTTCCAACCTATGAAACACGCATCCTCTATGGGGGTGGGTGTTTTTTTAAAACAAGGCAGTCTTGCCGAAACCAATTCTGAACATGGTTACTTTCACTTTTTAGAGCATATGCTCTTCAAAGATACAGAAACTCGCACTAGTAAAGAAATTGCTGAATCCATCGAACGAGTGGGTGGGATTCTGAATGGTTCCACGGGGCGAGAATATACTCAATACTATGTAGTTGCCATCAAAAACCAAGCAGAACTTGCGTTTGAAATTTTATCAGATATGCTCTTTCGACCACTATTTCGAAAAGAAGACATCCAAACCGAAAAGGGTGTCATCATGGAAGAGATGCGTTCGTATGAAGATGCACCTGATGATTTTGTGTATGATTATTATTTTCGCAATATCTTTGGGAAGTCACCTTACGGGCGTGATATTATCGGAACTAAAAAATCTGTGACGGGAGTCAGTGAAAAATCCATTCGGACTTTTTTCGAAAAACATTATTTCCCAAAGAATATGGTGATTTCTGTATCGGGAAATTTCACTTGGGAGAAAGTCCTTGATCTCACAAATAAATACTTTTCTTTTGAAAATCCCAAAGGGAAAACTCCCACAGAACTCATCATTCCAGCACCTAAAAAAAGTTATTCGAAACATTTGGAACGCCGTAAAATTGAGCAGTTCCATATCATGCTTGGTGTGAATGGAAAAAAAAGAGACTACCGAACGGTGACTGTTTCAGGTCTTATTTCCACCATCCTCGGTGGCGGTATGGCATCTCGGCTTTTCCAAAACATCCGGGAAAAAGAAGGGCTTTGTTATAGTATTTACAGTTTTCCCTCATATTACAAAACCACAGGACTTTTTTCGATCTCCTCTGCCACTTCCAAAGAAAAAGCAGCAAGGTGTGTGGAACTGATTTTAAAAGAATTGGAAACAATCACAAAACATGGTTTTACCAAATCCGAACTTGCAGATGCCAAATCCAACCAAATGGGTTCGATAGCGATTGGGTATGAACTCCCTGAAAACCGAATGAATAATATTGGTTTGCAAGAAATCTATTACGGAACCTATTTTTCATTAGAAGATCGTATGAAGGCAATTAAGTCAGTCACCTTAGACGAAATCAATCTCGCCGCCAAAGAAATGTTTGGTTTGGATAAAGTCCATTTGTCTTGTGTGGGGGATATGACGGAAACCCAATTTGCCAAAATCCCTGTACAGTTTGGTGGTTAG
- the dut gene encoding dUTP diphosphatase produces MQNPLIQIQILREGAVVPEYKTVGSAGMDLSACFSENLLLPKGQVVLVSTGLAMAIPEGYEGQIRPRSGFSTKQRIIMPNSPGTIDSDYRGEILIPLLNLSGSDFLLEPGTRVAQMVIQAVVKFPIQVVTELSSTERGTGGFGSTGK; encoded by the coding sequence ATGCAAAATCCTCTGATCCAAATCCAAATCCTAAGAGAAGGGGCAGTTGTCCCTGAATACAAGACAGTTGGTTCTGCGGGTATGGACCTCTCCGCCTGCTTTTCGGAAAACCTTCTCCTTCCGAAGGGACAAGTGGTTTTGGTTTCGACTGGACTTGCCATGGCGATCCCCGAAGGGTATGAAGGCCAAATCCGTCCAAGGAGTGGGTTTTCCACAAAACAAAGGATCATCATGCCAAATAGCCCAGGCACCATCGACTCAGATTACAGGGGTGAGATCCTCATCCCACTGTTGAATCTGAGTGGATCCGATTTCCTTCTGGAGCCAGGTACACGTGTTGCCCAAATGGTGATCCAAGCGGTGGTGAAATTTCCCATCCAAGTGGTTACGGAACTCAGTTCCACGGAACGTGGGACGGGTGGGTTTGGGAGTACAGGAAAATAA
- the flgG gene encoding flagellar basal-body rod protein FlgG: MMRSLWTGATGMIAQQFHIDTVANNLANVNTTGFKKNRVDFEDLVYQHQVLAGTPATSVSEIPTGVNVGHGVKVAATQKLFEIGSFQATGNKLDLALTGEMAFFKIQMPDGTFSYSRDGSFKIDSNQQVVTSNGYLLEPPIILPENAILNTLMVSEEGEVTVKIGNDIRPTTIGQLELYRFVNPAGLQAVGKNLFRETVASGQEIPGMPSQEGYGSVLQGFLEMSNVKIVEEMVNMIVAQRAYESNSKTIQTSDNMLSTAIGLKR; the protein is encoded by the coding sequence ATGATGCGATCCCTTTGGACCGGCGCTACCGGGATGATTGCCCAACAATTTCATATTGATACCGTTGCCAATAACCTTGCCAACGTGAACACCACAGGTTTCAAAAAGAACCGAGTGGACTTTGAAGATTTAGTGTACCAACACCAAGTACTTGCGGGAACTCCAGCTACCTCTGTTTCCGAAATCCCAACTGGTGTGAATGTGGGGCATGGTGTGAAAGTCGCCGCCACACAGAAGTTATTCGAAATTGGCTCCTTCCAAGCAACTGGAAATAAACTTGATTTGGCTCTCACAGGGGAGATGGCATTTTTTAAAATCCAAATGCCAGATGGCACTTTTTCTTATTCCCGGGACGGATCCTTTAAGATTGATTCGAACCAACAAGTGGTGACTTCGAATGGATATCTTCTCGAACCACCCATCATCCTTCCTGAAAATGCAATTTTAAATACTCTTATGGTGTCCGAAGAAGGCGAAGTCACAGTGAAAATTGGAAATGACATTCGCCCCACAACCATCGGTCAATTGGAACTTTACCGATTTGTAAACCCTGCAGGTCTTCAAGCAGTGGGTAAAAACTTATTCCGAGAAACCGTTGCCTCTGGCCAAGAAATTCCAGGAATGCCTTCCCAAGAAGGGTATGGAAGTGTGTTACAGGGTTTCTTAGAAATGAGTAACGTGAAAATCGTAGAAGAGATGGTGAATATGATTGTGGCACAAAGGGCATACGAATCCAATTCCAAAACCATCCAAACCTCTGATAACATGCTTTCTACGGCGATTGGTTTAAAACGTTAA
- the flgA gene encoding flagellar basal body P-ring formation chaperone FlgA, with translation MKIWISILFSLVYCLPVFANKDDNRLYLRPKTIVGAGEVRLSEFTNWKGNWNPIVFRNVKAPVVMNPDSLTEMISSLYVKEFGVSTDFEVMGKEGILLPKTSTITKKELEESLWKGLISANQKDLGEMGENFRIQSEKEFFPMITGTLPVWRSLGRTLHAGKRLFPLDFYFEGKLVHSESVPFLIEEKKKAYFTTKEIPAKTVLTENDVELRSFFSADSFREFTEENPVGKTALNGFLPDTAIEKKQVRTLHTIERGQEVELVYTIGNLLLKIKTRALASGNKGEEIPLLNLASQKTIRARVQNEGVCLLEER, from the coding sequence ATGAAAATTTGGATCTCCATCCTTTTTAGTTTGGTGTACTGTTTGCCGGTATTTGCAAACAAAGATGACAACCGACTCTATCTCAGACCAAAAACCATCGTGGGTGCAGGTGAGGTACGATTGTCTGAATTTACCAACTGGAAAGGGAATTGGAATCCAATTGTGTTTCGTAATGTAAAAGCACCTGTTGTTATGAATCCAGATTCTCTAACGGAAATGATTTCTTCCTTGTATGTGAAAGAATTTGGAGTATCCACCGACTTTGAAGTGATGGGAAAAGAAGGAATCCTCCTTCCTAAAACGTCTACGATAACAAAAAAAGAATTAGAAGAATCCTTGTGGAAGGGATTAATTTCTGCGAATCAAAAGGATTTAGGCGAAATGGGCGAAAACTTTCGGATCCAATCTGAAAAAGAATTCTTTCCTATGATTACAGGTACCTTACCTGTTTGGCGTAGCCTTGGCCGTACTTTACATGCAGGAAAACGTTTGTTCCCTTTGGATTTTTACTTTGAAGGGAAACTGGTTCATTCGGAATCCGTTCCCTTCCTCATTGAAGAAAAGAAAAAAGCTTACTTCACGACTAAAGAAATTCCTGCAAAAACGGTGTTAACAGAAAACGATGTAGAACTTCGCAGTTTTTTTTCGGCAGATTCATTTAGAGAATTCACTGAGGAAAACCCTGTGGGTAAAACGGCTCTCAATGGATTTTTACCAGACACTGCCATTGAAAAAAAACAAGTGCGCACACTTCATACCATCGAACGCGGCCAAGAAGTGGAACTTGTCTACACGATTGGAAATCTATTATTAAAAATCAAAACAAGAGCTCTTGCTTCAGGCAACAAGGGTGAAGAAATTCCACTCCTCAATTTGGCTTCCCAAAAGACCATTCGAGCTCGTGTACAAAACGAAGGTGTATGCCTTTTGGAAGAGAGATAA
- a CDS encoding flagellar basal body L-ring protein FlgH produces the protein MITYFGEFRVLFSSFTLSPTLSAESLWKDKDPYSYPKTIQPGTVVKVVLKNGLRVEYESEYKATFDNDIKTVPDKKLVPDIPNYTANSTYMRSKVGKSKSQGKVVGVMAVLVTGIDPGTGNLELEGSRVFNLSEERINLRLSGTISPEDLDKNRFIASDLIANLRVEYQGTLNPKELNDPDIQMKRITNPDGTVTEKAELSDKEKQEIILKNIKRLLGESE, from the coding sequence ATGATCACTTATTTTGGTGAGTTCCGAGTTTTGTTTTCTTCCTTCACACTGTCACCTACCTTATCTGCAGAATCCTTATGGAAGGACAAAGACCCTTATTCTTATCCCAAAACCATCCAACCAGGGACTGTTGTGAAAGTGGTTTTGAAAAACGGACTTCGAGTGGAATATGAATCCGAATACAAAGCAACCTTTGATAATGATATCAAAACCGTTCCTGATAAAAAATTAGTCCCAGATATACCTAATTACACTGCAAACTCTACCTATATGCGATCCAAAGTGGGAAAGTCGAAATCACAAGGAAAAGTAGTGGGTGTGATGGCCGTTCTTGTGACAGGAATAGATCCAGGGACTGGGAATTTGGAATTAGAAGGCAGTCGTGTGTTTAACCTTTCAGAAGAGAGAATTAACTTACGTTTGTCGGGAACAATTTCACCAGAAGACCTAGATAAAAATCGTTTCATCGCGAGTGACCTCATCGCCAATTTGCGTGTGGAATACCAAGGTACACTCAATCCCAAAGAACTAAATGATCCCGATATCCAAATGAAACGGATTACGAATCCTGATGGAACAGTCACAGAAAAAGCAGAACTTTCAGACAAAGAAAAACAGGAAATCATCTTAAAAAACATCAAACGACTCTTAGGTGAAAGTGAGTAA
- a CDS encoding flagellar basal body P-ring protein FlgI, with protein MNRNYKMKQTFTEFDFLPTASISKQKLFQRKGVSLFIYLFSLLFFSSSLFAVETRLKDLVRIDAVRENQLTGFGLVVGLNGTGDTKNPLTEEALQNYLAGLGVNTKKNLRDAKNTASVLITANVPVNLKEGDKIDVVVSSLGDARSLEGGVLLQSPLKAGNGETIAVASGVLVFGGKEKKRGADKKSGSNTALVPFGAILEKSIPNAPITKSVKLTLLEKDYTTMGAIVDTITSELSVVPEVVSPTEILVPLPMAKDSTGPNGELVTGAPKLDLTFLSKLENLTINSSPVARVVINERTGTIVMGANIAIDEVAISQQGLTIQIANRDKARYFFPIQEDGKGESVFVLKETTQVSDVVGALNKVGASTKDIISILEALKKQGALKAELVIQ; from the coding sequence ATGAATCGAAACTACAAAATGAAACAAACTTTCACAGAATTTGACTTTCTTCCTACTGCTTCGATTTCGAAACAGAAATTGTTTCAAAGAAAGGGAGTGTCTCTATTCATTTATTTATTTTCTTTGCTCTTTTTCTCCAGTTCCCTTTTTGCCGTGGAAACAAGGCTAAAGGATTTGGTTCGGATTGATGCGGTTCGGGAAAACCAACTGACTGGATTTGGTCTTGTGGTAGGACTGAACGGAACAGGGGATACCAAAAACCCTTTAACAGAAGAAGCACTCCAAAACTACCTCGCAGGTCTTGGGGTGAATACCAAAAAGAATTTACGAGATGCCAAAAATACTGCCTCAGTACTCATCACTGCCAATGTCCCTGTGAATTTAAAAGAAGGGGATAAAATTGATGTGGTTGTCTCCTCTTTAGGTGATGCAAGATCTTTGGAAGGGGGAGTGTTACTCCAATCTCCCTTGAAAGCTGGTAATGGAGAAACAATTGCCGTTGCCTCCGGCGTACTCGTGTTTGGAGGAAAAGAGAAAAAGCGGGGAGCCGATAAAAAATCTGGTTCGAATACGGCTCTTGTTCCCTTTGGAGCCATTTTGGAGAAGTCCATCCCAAATGCTCCCATCACCAAATCAGTGAAACTCACTTTACTAGAGAAGGATTATACCACTATGGGTGCCATTGTGGACACTATCACCTCTGAATTGTCTGTAGTTCCTGAAGTGGTGTCACCAACAGAAATACTCGTTCCACTTCCCATGGCGAAGGACTCGACTGGTCCGAATGGGGAATTGGTGACTGGGGCACCAAAATTAGACCTAACTTTTTTATCGAAATTAGAAAACCTAACCATCAATTCGTCTCCAGTGGCAAGGGTAGTCATCAATGAACGTACAGGAACGATTGTAATGGGAGCAAACATTGCCATTGATGAAGTGGCCATTTCGCAACAAGGCCTTACCATCCAAATCGCAAACAGAGACAAAGCACGGTATTTTTTCCCCATCCAAGAGGATGGGAAGGGTGAGTCTGTTTTTGTCCTGAAGGAAACCACCCAGGTTTCGGATGTGGTAGGTGCCTTAAATAAAGTAGGAGCCTCCACGAAGGACATTATCTCCATTTTGGAAGCCTTAAAAAAACAAGGGGCATTAAAAGCAGAACTTGTGATCCAGTAA
- a CDS encoding rod-binding protein, with protein MDIHKIQDYSGRLSRSKDETILNRMKSLSDPKGNETNGKTSSEFQNLLETHEELMGKVSSSSLKVPQNIREEITADPYRKKLYDASVEFESVFVKMMLKEMKNTIHKEKLIDGGYAEEIFEDMLYDEYAKNISQNESMGLAEEIYKQMSASLPPVKSKPYL; from the coding sequence ATGGACATTCACAAAATCCAAGATTACTCGGGAAGACTCAGCCGATCCAAAGACGAAACCATCCTCAATCGGATGAAATCGTTATCTGACCCCAAAGGAAATGAAACAAACGGAAAAACTAGTTCGGAATTTCAGAATTTACTCGAGACCCATGAGGAACTCATGGGGAAGGTTAGTTCCTCGTCTTTAAAAGTGCCACAAAACATCCGTGAGGAGATCACTGCCGATCCTTATCGTAAAAAATTATATGATGCCTCTGTGGAATTTGAATCTGTATTTGTGAAGATGATGTTAAAGGAAATGAAAAACACCATTCACAAAGAAAAACTCATCGATGGTGGGTATGCAGAAGAGATATTTGAAGATATGCTTTATGATGAGTATGCTAAGAATATTTCACAAAACGAATCGATGGGTTTGGCAGAAGAGATCTACAAACAAATGTCTGCGTCTCTTCCACCAGTAAAATCAAAACCGTATCTTTAA